From the genome of Homalodisca vitripennis isolate AUS2020 chromosome 8, UT_GWSS_2.1, whole genome shotgun sequence, one region includes:
- the LOC124367481 gene encoding dynein regulatory complex subunit 2-like isoform X1 — MGPKKKGKGSKLARMSEEERIRYMQHRAAIEEEARRRKEQLIATYMKNKLKHEEAFMRLNSAKINQQWRHILRKVKCKELTDNMKILWTTFEAAVISKNKIIQTLLGDLEDSELQYSMMLENHVQIVNRLIGLHQDRLEACHKRYTSEKEALLSAANLERINTSTQSDYACEFLQTVIYDMNSRNKSQHKACTSSATAKQDELRNQMQSEIEKVEEQGSLQIEEVWHSIQQVLKDYVTDTAPNRPHYNALRAKDKANTEQLLRHCDTVNKYSDLIVDLKQQLALMHCTHTVKLKELREEQSEFLAQFDRMRHSINHNQARDESKLTTLAVVSSEVIKELTKLAQRGESILQMASTCQKFLSEKEKLKNYSAVMRNEDKTEDDETPLKEMDNFWQQYNEVVLECRELSAEKDALSTENKQLRKILRHYLNTLVRPTTVPRAMA; from the exons ATGGGTCCGAAGAAGAAAGGAAAAGGAAGCAAGCTGGCGCGGATGTCGGAGGAAGAACGGATAAGATACATGCAGCATAGGGCCGCCATAGAGGAAGAGGCGCGGCGAAGGAAGGAACAGCTGATTGCCACTTATATGAAG AACAAACTGAAACATGAAGAGGCATTTATGAGGTTGAATTCGGCAAAAATAAATCAACAGTGGCGTCATATATTGCGAAAAGTGAAGTGTAAGGAGCTAACAGACAATATGAAG ATCCTGTGGACCACATTCGAGGCGGCTGTCATAAGCAAGAATAAGATTATCCAGACACTCCTGGGGGACCTGGAGGATTCTGAGCTTCAGTATTCAATGATGTTGGAGAATCACGTTCAGATCGTCAACCGCCTTATCG GCTTGCACCAGGACCGGTTGGAAGCCTGTCACAAGCGATACACCTCTGAAAAGGAGGCTTTATTGTCTGCGGCTAATCTCGAGCGAATAAACACCTCGACCCAGAGCGACTACGCCTGCGAGTTCTTGCAGACTGTCATCTACGACATGAATTCACGCAACAAGTCACAGCACAAGGCCTGCACATCAAGTGCTACAGCAAAGCAAGATGAATTACGCAACCAG ATGCAAAGTGAGATAGAGAAGGTGGAGGAGCAGGGAAGTCTACAGATAGAAGAGGTGTGGCACAGTATACAGCAGGTATTGAAGGACTATGTGACCGACACTGCACCCAACCGACCTCACTACAACGCTTTGCGCGCCAAGGATAAGGCCAACACTGAGCAACTGCTTCGCCACTGTGATACTGTCAACAAGTATTCG GACTTAATAGTGGATCTGAAGCAACAGTTGGCTCTGATGCATTGCACCCATACAGTAAAACTGAAGGAGTTGAGGGAGGAGCAGAGCGAGTTCTTAGCGCAGTTCGACAGGATGAGACACAGTATCAACCACAACCAGGCGAGGGATGAGTCCAAACTGACTACACTAGCTGTAGTCAGCAGTGAAGTCATCAAG GAATTGACAAAACTTGCTCAGAGAGGAGAATCAATACTGCAAATGGCATCAACTTGTCAAAAATTCCTTTCCGaaaaagaaaaactcaaaaaCTACAGTGCAGTTATGAGAAATGAAGATAAGACTGAG GATGATGAAACACCACTGAAAGAAATGGACAACTTCTGGCAACAGTATAATGAGGTTGTGCTGGAGTGTAGGGAGTTGTCTGCAGAAAAAGATGCTTTGTCTACGGAGAACAAACAGTTGCGGAAAATTCTACGTCACTACCTCAACACTCTTGTTCGGCCAACCACAGTACCCAGAGCCATGGCTTGA
- the LOC124367481 gene encoding dynein regulatory complex subunit 2-like isoform X2, whose amino-acid sequence MRLNSAKINQQWRHILRKVKCKELTDNMKILWTTFEAAVISKNKIIQTLLGDLEDSELQYSMMLENHVQIVNRLIGLHQDRLEACHKRYTSEKEALLSAANLERINTSTQSDYACEFLQTVIYDMNSRNKSQHKACTSSATAKQDELRNQMQSEIEKVEEQGSLQIEEVWHSIQQVLKDYVTDTAPNRPHYNALRAKDKANTEQLLRHCDTVNKYSDLIVDLKQQLALMHCTHTVKLKELREEQSEFLAQFDRMRHSINHNQARDESKLTTLAVVSSEVIKELTKLAQRGESILQMASTCQKFLSEKEKLKNYSAVMRNEDKTEDDETPLKEMDNFWQQYNEVVLECRELSAEKDALSTENKQLRKILRHYLNTLVRPTTVPRAMA is encoded by the exons ATGAGGTTGAATTCGGCAAAAATAAATCAACAGTGGCGTCATATATTGCGAAAAGTGAAGTGTAAGGAGCTAACAGACAATATGAAG ATCCTGTGGACCACATTCGAGGCGGCTGTCATAAGCAAGAATAAGATTATCCAGACACTCCTGGGGGACCTGGAGGATTCTGAGCTTCAGTATTCAATGATGTTGGAGAATCACGTTCAGATCGTCAACCGCCTTATCG GCTTGCACCAGGACCGGTTGGAAGCCTGTCACAAGCGATACACCTCTGAAAAGGAGGCTTTATTGTCTGCGGCTAATCTCGAGCGAATAAACACCTCGACCCAGAGCGACTACGCCTGCGAGTTCTTGCAGACTGTCATCTACGACATGAATTCACGCAACAAGTCACAGCACAAGGCCTGCACATCAAGTGCTACAGCAAAGCAAGATGAATTACGCAACCAG ATGCAAAGTGAGATAGAGAAGGTGGAGGAGCAGGGAAGTCTACAGATAGAAGAGGTGTGGCACAGTATACAGCAGGTATTGAAGGACTATGTGACCGACACTGCACCCAACCGACCTCACTACAACGCTTTGCGCGCCAAGGATAAGGCCAACACTGAGCAACTGCTTCGCCACTGTGATACTGTCAACAAGTATTCG GACTTAATAGTGGATCTGAAGCAACAGTTGGCTCTGATGCATTGCACCCATACAGTAAAACTGAAGGAGTTGAGGGAGGAGCAGAGCGAGTTCTTAGCGCAGTTCGACAGGATGAGACACAGTATCAACCACAACCAGGCGAGGGATGAGTCCAAACTGACTACACTAGCTGTAGTCAGCAGTGAAGTCATCAAG GAATTGACAAAACTTGCTCAGAGAGGAGAATCAATACTGCAAATGGCATCAACTTGTCAAAAATTCCTTTCCGaaaaagaaaaactcaaaaaCTACAGTGCAGTTATGAGAAATGAAGATAAGACTGAG GATGATGAAACACCACTGAAAGAAATGGACAACTTCTGGCAACAGTATAATGAGGTTGTGCTGGAGTGTAGGGAGTTGTCTGCAGAAAAAGATGCTTTGTCTACGGAGAACAAACAGTTGCGGAAAATTCTACGTCACTACCTCAACACTCTTGTTCGGCCAACCACAGTACCCAGAGCCATGGCTTGA